The Solanum lycopersicum chromosome 9, SLM_r2.1 genome window below encodes:
- the LOC101249209 gene encoding uncharacterized protein, translated as MTAKSLLVGPPALRREPPLSALTLNDPDTVDIPITGPSDEIKNLDLSKLPLRGLTENNSATFISSGNPCLDFFFHVVPDTSPDDLIGRLELAWAHNPLTALKLICNLRGVRGTGKSDKEGFYAAAFWLHYMHPKTLACNVHAFADFGYFKDLLEILYRILEGPFVRKMEKEEREKARGRGGGGRGRFKRVSRPSEDGKEKKMKVKKNLEELKEEIKAEQVKARVLRKEKEVAKAEKAFEKYYSDENYRRLHDKISDFFAEHLREDLEKLNSGKSNEISLAAKWCPTVDSSYDKATLMCESIAKKVFPRESYSEYDGVEEGHYAYRVRNRLRKDVLVPLHKALELPEVYMSANKWSSLPYNRVASVAMKNYKGHFFKHDQERFKAYLEDVKSGKAKIAAGALLPHEIIGALEDEDDGEVAELQWKRMVGDLCKKGKLSDCIAVCDVSGSMSGIPMEVCVALGVLVSELSEEPWKGKLITFSESPEMQKVEGDTLKEKTEFVRNMNWGMNTNFQKVFDTILEVAVQGNLSENQMLKRVFVFSDMEFDQASENAWETDYQAIQRKFSEKGYNNVPEIVFWNLRDSRSTPVLENQNGVALVSGFSKNLLTMFLEGGGVVNPVDVMELAISGEEYQKLVVLD; from the coding sequence ATGACAGCAAAATCTCTGCTTGTTGGTCCGCCGGCGCTCCGCCGTGAACCACCGTTATCCGCCCTTACACTTAACGATCCCGACACAGTCGATATCCCCATCACCGGTCCAtctgatgaaataaaaaatctcGATCTTTCAAAGCTTCCGTTAAGGGGTTTGACGGAGAACAATTCGGCTACATTCATATCATCTGGTAATCCTTGTTTGGATTTCTTCTTTCATGTTGTACCGGATACATCGCCGGATGATTTGATCGGACGGCTGGAATTAGCTTGGGCTCACAACCCGTTGACGGCTCTTAAACTGATTTGCAATCTCAGAGGTGTTAGAGGTACAGGTAAGTCTGATAAAGAAGGGTTTTATGCTGCTGCGTTTTGGTTACATTATATGCATCCTAAAACCCTTGCTTGTAATGTTCATGCTTTTGCtgattttgggtattttaaggaTCTGTTAGAAATTTTGTATAGAATTCTTGAAGGGCCGTTTGTTAGGAAAATGGAGAAAGAGGAGAGGGAGAAAGCGAGGGGTAGAGGAGGTGGTGGTCGTGGTAGGTTTAAGAGGGTGAGTAGGCCTAGTGAGGATGGTAAGGAGAAGAAGATGAAAGTTAAGAAAAATTTAGAGGAATTGAAGGAAGAAATTAAGGCAGAGCAAGTGAAAGCAAGAGTTTTGAGGAAGGAGAAAGAGGTAGCTAAGGCGGAGAAGGCGTTTGAGAAGTACTATTCCGATGAGAATTATAGGCGTTTACATGATAAGATATCGGATTTCTTTGCTGAGCATTTGAGGGAGGATCTAGAGAAGTTGAATTCAGGGAAGAGTAATGAGATCAGTTTAGCTGCAAAATGGTGTCCGACTGTTGATTCTTCGTATGATAAGGCTACTTTGATGTGTGAGAGCATTGCGAAAAAGGTGTTTCCGAGAGAAAGTTATAGTGAATACGATGGGGTTGAAGAGGGTCATTATGCTTATAGGGTGAGAAATAGATTGAGAAAAGATGTGCTTGTGCCTTTACACAAGGCATTGGAATTGCCCGAGGTGTATATGAGTGCTAATAAATGGAGTTCGTTGCCGTACAATAGGGTGGCGTCAGTAGCTATGAAGAACTATAAAGGACACTTCTTTAAGCATGACCAAGAAAGGTTTAAGGCATATCTTGAGGATGTGAAGTCGGGGAAGGCAAAAATTGCAGCTGGAGCTTTGCTGCCTCATGAGATTATTGGGGCATTGGAAGACGAAGATGATGGAGAAGTAGCTGAACTTCAGTGGAAAAGAATGGTCGGTGATCTTTGTAAGAAAGGAAAATTAAGTGATTGTATTGCGGTATGTGATGTTTCTGGGAGTATGAGTGGGATACCGATGGAGGTCTGTGTGGCACTTGGTGTCTTGGTTTCAGAATTGAGTGAGGAACCATGGAAGGGAAAATTGATCACATTCAGTGAGTCACCTGAAATGCAGAAAGTTGAAGGTGATACTCTAAAAGAGAAGACCGAGTTTGTCAGAAATATGAACTGGGGTATGAACACAAATTTCCAGAAAGTGTTTGATACTATCTTGGAAGTGGCGGTACAAGGAAATCTAAGTGAGAATCAAATGCTAAAGAGGGTGTTTGTGTTCAGTGATATGGAATTCGATCAGGCATCAGAAAATGCATGGGAGACCGACTATCAGGCAATTCAACGAAAATTTTCAGAGAAGGGATACAACAATGTGCCCGAGATCGTGTTCTGGAACCTTCGAGACTCAAGGTCCACTCCAGTTTTGGAAAATCAGAATGGTGTAGCACTTGTGAGTGGGTTTTCTAAGAATCTGTTGACCATGTTCTTAGAGGGTGGTGGAGTTGTTAATC